The Cinclus cinclus chromosome 3, bCinCin1.1, whole genome shotgun sequence genome has a window encoding:
- the LRRN4 gene encoding leucine-rich repeat neuronal protein 4, with translation MMSPLLILPLLLGTTAHGPVSRAASRDVTTFFQLAQEDTWENVNLTSMSCEEWKNRTWITLQLTNSSLTAFPICLPEALQSLDLSNNLMEEVNGTEIAHLPQLRFLSLRHNHLLSVRWGSEALSSLLKLDLSFNKLSSVPSCHSSALPNLRWLSLAGNPLIEIQPLAFSCYPQLQVLNLSATLLGQDDSRGIKDSAFGISTDPNEAMNRTGNSISVLDLSGTFFEKIQPEWARDLANLRLLHLTNMPRLRSLDGDFLKSLPGLQELHCQDSHSLSFVQTEMFDSAAHLSHLSFENCNLSSFNPWNTNSSDGITINLSGNPLLCNCQLSWLLSKPEKVVLQKVWETFCTSQEDSGRPPTSFSLLELYNKCQSESNVTLSDTNTSLPDHDVFNFTSDEASAVVTTDSALLTMDLTPTSSLIQRDARSTAASSPVLTKETYTSSLRQGDVMSTAASNPTEPILTKANSSSHEEKAVSESTSNPPSSASVSSFPVFLQELFAQSPDQSSTSPTGTEQLQRGLRTTDTTFHQEGPFNQTTSDYSTGGTRVPRTTNHHIHSFATHAREGAPQTSPPQLMSTRSSAHPEPAASTPSPHYTDDYDYEEQPKETPVQTAHMACDYNPCRHLQKPCRELQNISQCSCPGTSREDEIPDPPRLREVIEITDSSAQIRWCAPYSVVHSYELVLRAQDNEDRQFVMDNIYPTARQYTLYNLLPFTTYHICVTASNKAGSSQKTGQEIPGDSCTSFKTKPSYKYVFAGLSASSGLFLITTIILSVCLCKACKKPQSEQYGTHLVSYKNPAFDYPLKLQTTN, from the exons ATGATGTCACCTTTGCTcatccttcctctgctgctggggacCACAGCACATGGCCCAGTGAGCAGAGCAGCATCTAGGGATGTCACCACATTTTTCCAGCTGGCTCAGGAAGATACTTGGGAGAATGTAAATCTTACCAGCATGTCCTGTGAGGAGTGGAAGAATAGGACCTGGATCACCCTGCAGCTGACCAACAGCAGCCTGACAGCTTTCCCCATCTGCCTTCCGGAGGCCCTGCAGAGCTTGGATCTCAGCAATAACCTCATGGAAGAGGTGAATGGCACAGAGATAGCACACCTCCCACAGCTGCGTTTCCTCTCGTTGAGGCACAACCACCTTTTGTCAGTGAGGTGGGGATCTGAAGCCCTCAGCAGTCTCCTCAAGCTGGACTTGAGCTTTAATAAGCTGTCATCTGTGCCAtcctgccacagctctgccctaCCTAACCTGAGGTGGTTGTCCTTGGCTGGAAATCCACTGATTGAAATCCAGCCATTGGCTTTTTCCTGCTACCCTCAGCTGCAGGTCTTGAACCTCTCTGCAACGCTGCTCGGACAGGATGACAGCAGAGGAATTAAGGACTCTGCTTTTGGCATCAGCACAGATCCCAATGAGGCCATGAACAGGACTGGAAACTCCATCAGTGTGCTTGATCTGAGCGGGACCTTTTTTGAGAAAA ttCAACCAGAGTGGGCCAGGGACTTGGCCAACCTCAGATTACTTCACCTGACAAACATGCCACGGTTAAGAAGCCTCGATGGTGACTTCCTCAAGTCCCTGCCTGGTCTCCAAGAGCTGCACTGTCAGGACTCCCATTCCCTGAGTTTCGTGCAGACAGAGATGTTTGACAGTGCTGCTCATCTGAGCCATCTCTCATTCGAGAA CTGTAACCTGAGTTCTTTTAATCCTTGGAACACTAATTCATCGGATGGCATCACCATCAACTTGTCCGGGAATCCTCTGCTGTGCAActgccagctctcctggctgctgtccAAGCCCGAGAAAGTTGTTCTGCAAAA GGTTTGGGAGACTTTTTGCACATCCCAGGAAGATTCGGGCAGACCTCCAACATCTTTTTCACTGCTGGAGCTCTACAATAAATGCCAGTCAGAGAGCAATGTTACACTGTCCGATACAAACACATCCCTTCCTGATCATGATGTTTTCAACTTCACCAGTGATGAAGCCTCTGCTGTAGTAACAACAGACTCAGCTCTGCTGACCATGGATTTGACTCCCACCAGCTCCCTAATCCAGAGGGATGCAAGGAGCACTGCAGCATCTAGCCCAGTGCTAACCAAAGAAACTTATACCAGCTCCCTGAGGCAGGGGGATGTGATGAGCACTGCAGCATCCAACCCAACGGAGCCAATCCTAACAAAGGCCAACAGTTCCTCCCATGAGGAGAAGGCAGTTTCTGAATCCACAAGCAATCCCCCTTCCTCGGCATCTGTTAGCTCCTTCCCGGTTTTTCTCCAAGAGCTCTTTGCTCAATCCCCAGATCAAAGCTCCACAAGCCCAACTGGAACAGAACAGCTACAGAGAGGGCTCAGAACAACTGACACAACATTCCACCAGGAAGGGCCTTTCAACCAGACCACCAGTGATTATTCCACTGGAGGAACAAGAGTCCCACGCACCACCAACCACCATATTCACTCCTTTGCCACCCATGCCAGGGAAGGTGCACCACAGACAAGCCCCCCACAGCTGATGTCCACGAGGAGCAGTGCCCACCCAgagcctgcagccagcacacCATCACCTCATTACACCGATGACTATGATTATGAGGAGCAGCCAAAGGAAACCCCAGTGCAAACTGCCCACATGGCCTGTGACTACAATCCTTGCAGGCACCTGCAGAAGCCGTGCAGGGAGCTCCAGAACATATCCCAGTGTTCATGTCCTGGCACGTCGAGAGAAGATGAGATTCCAGACCCACCCAGGCTCAGAGAGGTGATTGAAATCACTGACAGCTCTGCACAGATACGCTGGTGTGCCCCATATTCGGTTGTTCACAGTTATGAGCTGGTGCTTCGTGCCCAAGACAACGAAGACAGGCAGTTTGTCATGGACAACATCTACCCCACAGCCAGGCAGTACACTCTGTATAACCTGCTACCGTTCACCACTTACCACATCTGTGTCACTGCCTCCAACAAAGCAGGGTCAAGCCAGAAAACAGGCCAGGAAATTCCAGGTGATTCATGCACcagctttaaaacaaaacccagctaCAAGTATGTTTTTGCTGGTCTGTCTGCATCAAGTGGACTCTTTCTCATTACCACAATTATTTTATCTGTATGTCTGTGTAAGGCATGTAAAAAGCCTCAGAGTGAGCAGTATGGTACACACTTAGTCTCCTACAAGAACCCAGCATTTGATTATCCCTTAAAACTACAAACCACTAATTAG